One Nostoc sp. UHCC 0302 DNA window includes the following coding sequences:
- a CDS encoding efflux RND transporter periplasmic adaptor subunit, which yields MSHSDFPESPAPIEKEQPAVTDSNQIQQQDSLPEQKQPPKQPQKQRWPLILGIVLLIAGLGIGWRWWQTSSANNAPPGAAAGKPVGIPVKLATVESGTVQDSADFIGSLEAPRSVPIKTQIGGRITQIIFKEGARIQKGQVLITIQSDDAEAQLLQRKAALEQARANLAELEAGTRKEEVAQAKAQLDQAQAKYQDALTGSQPQQIQQAEAQVNSAKSDLELAQARATRYTQLRKEGAVSQDALDEYLKNQRSAEAALVSSQKNLENLRKARESSINELAAALEQQRQNYRQQVNGSRQEDIAQARAQVTQAAAQVQSAQVQLGYTKVLAPFTGIVGDIPVKVGQYVNQGDQLTTLTTNDSLDLNISVPLNQARRLRLGLPVQMLDVQGKPIATGKISFISPNASSDSQTVLVKANFGNSRNRLLNLQSVQTRVIWKERPGIKIPVTAVSRLGGETFVFVAQTPENPKPGAPTMVAQQKLVKLGAIEGENYQVLQGLKAGEKIVVSGILSLTNGAPIAPATEETGSPKP from the coding sequence ATGTCTCATTCTGATTTTCCTGAGTCCCCAGCACCCATTGAAAAAGAACAACCTGCTGTTACTGATTCCAATCAGATTCAACAACAAGATTCTCTGCCAGAGCAAAAGCAACCGCCTAAGCAACCTCAAAAGCAGCGTTGGCCACTAATCTTAGGAATAGTTTTGTTAATTGCAGGTCTTGGTATTGGTTGGCGCTGGTGGCAAACTAGCAGCGCCAATAATGCACCTCCAGGAGCTGCTGCTGGTAAACCGGTGGGAATTCCCGTCAAGCTAGCAACTGTGGAGTCTGGAACTGTGCAGGACAGCGCGGATTTTATTGGCTCTTTAGAGGCTCCACGTTCAGTACCAATAAAGACGCAAATTGGAGGAAGAATTACCCAAATTATCTTCAAAGAAGGCGCACGCATCCAAAAAGGACAAGTTTTGATTACCATCCAAAGTGATGATGCCGAAGCCCAGTTACTACAACGGAAAGCCGCACTCGAACAAGCGCGTGCTAATCTTGCCGAACTTGAAGCAGGTACTAGAAAAGAAGAAGTTGCTCAAGCCAAAGCGCAATTAGATCAAGCCCAAGCAAAATATCAAGATGCTTTAACTGGATCTCAGCCACAGCAAATTCAGCAGGCTGAAGCTCAAGTTAATTCCGCCAAATCTGATCTAGAACTGGCACAAGCACGAGCAACGCGATATACACAATTAAGAAAAGAAGGTGCAGTTTCCCAAGATGCTTTAGATGAATACCTCAAAAATCAACGCAGTGCTGAAGCAGCGCTGGTTTCATCTCAAAAAAACTTAGAAAATCTCCGCAAAGCTAGAGAGTCTAGCATCAATGAGCTAGCTGCGGCTTTAGAACAACAAAGACAAAACTACAGGCAGCAAGTGAACGGCTCTCGCCAAGAAGATATTGCCCAAGCACGAGCGCAAGTAACCCAGGCAGCAGCTCAAGTCCAGTCAGCTCAAGTCCAGTTGGGATACACAAAAGTCCTAGCTCCGTTTACGGGTATTGTAGGTGATATTCCAGTCAAGGTAGGACAGTATGTCAACCAAGGAGATCAACTCACTACACTTACCACAAACGACTCTTTGGATCTGAATATATCCGTTCCGCTCAACCAAGCCAGAAGGTTACGCTTGGGGTTACCAGTGCAAATGCTGGACGTTCAAGGTAAACCCATAGCAACAGGTAAGATCAGTTTTATCTCCCCAAATGCCAGTTCAGATTCACAAACAGTTTTGGTGAAAGCTAACTTTGGTAACTCCCGGAATCGACTGCTAAATCTTCAGTCAGTGCAAACCAGAGTCATCTGGAAAGAACGTCCAGGAATTAAAATTCCAGTGACAGCAGTATCTCGCTTAGGTGGAGAAACTTTTGTGTTTGTGGCTCAAACACCAGAAAATCCCAAACCAGGAGCGCCAACTATGGTAGCTCAGCAAAAACTTGTGAAGTTGGGAGCTATTGAGGGAGAAAATTATCAAGTTCTCCAAGGATTGAAAGCAGGAGAAAAAATTGTTGTTTCCGGGATTCTCAGTTTAACCAATGGCGCTCCGATCGCGCCTGCAACTGAAGAAACTGGTAGTCCGAAACCCTAA
- a CDS encoding RpiB/LacA/LacB family sugar-phosphate isomerase yields MKIAIGSDERTNLTNRVIEELQQRGHEVLPFGSLAENDSEVDWPVSSSKVALAVANNKADEGIVFCWTGTGASIAANKVSGIRAALCHDAETARGARIWNHANVLVLSLRATTDAIAKEILDAWFSTPYSDDQWNLQQIERIKQLEEK; encoded by the coding sequence ATGAAAATTGCTATTGGCAGTGATGAACGTACAAACCTTACCAACAGGGTAATAGAAGAACTTCAACAGCGTGGACATGAAGTTTTACCCTTCGGTTCCCTAGCCGAGAATGATTCAGAAGTTGATTGGCCTGTCAGCAGTAGTAAGGTGGCTTTGGCTGTAGCAAACAACAAAGCAGATGAGGGTATTGTCTTTTGTTGGACTGGCACAGGTGCATCCATTGCTGCTAATAAAGTCTCTGGGATACGTGCAGCTTTGTGTCATGATGCTGAAACTGCTCGCGGGGCGAGGATTTGGAACCACGCAAATGTTTTAGTACTTAGCCTGCGTGCTACTACAGATGCGATCGCAAAAGAAATATTAGATGCCTGGTTTAGTACACCTTATTCTGATGATCAGTGGAATTTACAGCAAATAGAGCGGATTAAACAGTTAGAAGAAAAGTAA
- a CDS encoding heavy metal translocating P-type ATPase gives MLYPQRFTQFTKEHTDTLAALLCGLLLFLGWFALHLGWLGLALLLLPAAYVIGGYESAREGLTTLFKEKELDVDLLMIVAAIGAASLGLWQREYHLIVDGAILILIFAISGALEGYAMQRTERSIRSLMSLTPDTARVLRQGREEDISISQLNVGDEIVVKPGELIPTDGIIVSGFSTLNQAAITGESLPVEKTVGEEVFAGTLNGYGALQIKVHKPAQSSLIQRVIRLVEQAQTEAPPSQEFIDRFERGYAKVIVIAGVLLAILPPFLWGWDWETTIYRALTFLVVASPCALMAAIMPTLLSGIANGARQGILFKNGAQLEKIGKIRAIAFDKTGTLTTGQVKVFQVISTSEYTQADVLKTAVAVESYSEHPIAKAIVQAASDLDWVSATEVQAIPGQGIEGIVKEQKVIVGNAAFVQQYVTNLPEGLRQTVQSLEREGKTVVWVASGGRGAEGQESREQGTEVMGVIAIADMVRTEAAVTITRLKQLGVEQIVMLTGDNEETANSVAQAVGIERVYAQLLPEDKLDVIRRLQQQYQTVAMVGDGINDAPALAQASVGIAMGGAGSDVALETADIVLMADRLEKIAVAIHLGRRSQAVVKQNIVVALSFIMLLLIGNFLGNINLPIGVIGHEGSTVLVTLSGLRLLK, from the coding sequence ATGCTCTACCCCCAGCGTTTTACCCAATTCACCAAAGAACACACAGATACTTTAGCAGCCTTGCTTTGTGGCTTGCTGCTATTTCTCGGATGGTTCGCTTTGCATCTTGGTTGGTTGGGGTTAGCACTGCTGTTACTACCCGCCGCTTATGTAATTGGCGGCTACGAAAGTGCGCGGGAGGGGCTGACTACCCTATTCAAAGAAAAAGAACTCGATGTAGATTTGCTGATGATTGTGGCAGCGATTGGTGCTGCTAGCTTGGGATTATGGCAAAGGGAATATCATCTAATTGTTGATGGGGCAATTTTGATTCTGATCTTTGCGATTAGTGGCGCACTAGAAGGCTATGCCATGCAGCGGACTGAGCGTAGCATCCGCAGTCTAATGAGCCTGACTCCAGACACAGCAAGGGTTTTGCGTCAGGGAAGAGAAGAGGATATTTCCATCAGCCAGTTAAACGTGGGTGATGAGATTGTCGTTAAACCTGGAGAACTAATTCCCACCGATGGCATCATTGTCTCTGGTTTCAGCACCTTGAATCAAGCTGCTATTACAGGCGAGTCCTTACCTGTAGAGAAAACCGTGGGTGAAGAAGTATTTGCAGGTACACTTAATGGCTATGGTGCATTACAAATCAAAGTACACAAACCAGCCCAAAGCAGTTTAATTCAGCGTGTGATTCGTTTGGTAGAACAGGCGCAGACAGAAGCACCTCCTTCCCAAGAATTTATTGATCGCTTTGAGCGGGGATATGCCAAAGTAATTGTCATAGCTGGGGTATTACTAGCAATTTTACCGCCATTCCTCTGGGGTTGGGACTGGGAAACTACGATTTATCGCGCCCTTACCTTCTTGGTGGTAGCTTCTCCCTGTGCGCTGATGGCTGCAATTATGCCAACCCTACTTTCGGGAATTGCCAACGGTGCAAGACAGGGGATTTTATTTAAAAATGGGGCGCAGTTAGAGAAGATTGGCAAAATTCGGGCGATCGCTTTCGATAAAACTGGTACTCTGACAACAGGGCAGGTAAAAGTATTCCAAGTGATTTCAACTAGTGAATACACACAAGCAGATGTATTAAAAACAGCAGTAGCGGTGGAATCCTATTCTGAACATCCTATTGCTAAGGCAATTGTGCAAGCAGCTAGTGATTTGGATTGGGTTAGTGCAACTGAAGTGCAAGCCATACCCGGACAGGGAATTGAGGGAATCGTTAAAGAGCAAAAGGTAATTGTGGGGAACGCCGCTTTTGTTCAGCAGTATGTGACTAATTTACCGGAAGGATTGCGGCAAACAGTTCAATCTTTAGAGCGAGAGGGTAAAACTGTTGTTTGGGTAGCGAGTGGAGGCAGGGGGGCAGAGGGGCAAGAGAGCAGGGAGCAGGGAACAGAGGTGATGGGTGTAATTGCAATTGCAGACATGGTGCGAACTGAAGCTGCTGTAACCATTACTCGCTTAAAGCAACTGGGAGTTGAGCAAATTGTTATGTTAACTGGAGATAACGAGGAAACTGCTAATAGCGTCGCTCAAGCAGTGGGAATTGAGCGCGTATATGCTCAACTTCTGCCAGAAGATAAGTTAGATGTCATCCGCCGTCTACAGCAACAGTATCAAACTGTGGCGATGGTGGGGGATGGGATCAATGATGCACCTGCCCTAGCTCAAGCATCTGTGGGTATAGCAATGGGAGGGGCGGGTAGTGATGTGGCATTGGAAACCGCAGATATAGTTTTGATGGCAGATAGGTTAGAGAAAATTGCCGTGGCGATACATTTAGGTAGGCGATCGCAAGCCGTAGTCAAACAGAATATAGTGGTAGCGTTGAGTTTTATTATGTTGCTTTTAATTGGCAACTTCTTAGGAAATATCAACTTACCCATCGGCGTCATTGGGCATGAAGGTTCCACAGTTTTAGTTACTTTGAGTGGTTTAAGATTACTGAAGTAG
- a CDS encoding precorrin-8X methylmutase — protein sequence MNAACLTIKELTNAVGSGITPRMVRHYHQLGLLPQPERSPSNYRLYNDKDVIRLQRIVALKQQGFQLNHIRHILEVEPETDTNVNLMTQLQQQYRAVIQQISHLRQTASALEGLLGRDRHCQIMQAEVLAQLKVLDVETQVGLGGLEKLWSGLDAGVHTHSEAFVESLQRLLPDLSNRSEIEQHLISQLVLACGDVSLVSFIKLSRGAIAASREALKSGCQIVVDIPTVATALDQTRLVHLGCQITTLIDNPHITTATEAELEFWQHQEWREKLQQVTPGCVLVVGYAPSVLIAICEAIANKQIHPALVIGMPIGFSHAPAAKRQLMQHEVPFITVEGTLGGGLLAATALNALVESLIDKPDCHCYLKG from the coding sequence ATGAACGCTGCTTGCTTAACCATCAAAGAACTTACCAATGCAGTTGGCAGTGGGATTACACCGCGCATGGTGCGACACTACCATCAATTGGGACTGCTACCGCAACCAGAGCGATCGCCTAGCAACTACCGTCTCTACAACGATAAAGATGTCATCAGATTACAACGGATTGTGGCACTTAAGCAGCAAGGGTTCCAACTAAACCATATTCGCCACATTTTGGAAGTAGAACCAGAAACAGACACAAATGTCAACCTGATGACGCAACTTCAGCAGCAATATCGTGCAGTAATCCAACAAATTTCTCATCTACGGCAAACAGCATCAGCATTAGAAGGATTATTGGGACGCGATCGCCATTGTCAAATTATGCAAGCTGAGGTGCTAGCCCAACTCAAGGTACTAGACGTAGAAACCCAAGTTGGACTGGGAGGACTAGAAAAACTGTGGAGTGGGTTAGATGCTGGAGTTCATACGCATTCAGAAGCTTTTGTTGAATCGTTACAACGCTTACTACCTGATTTGTCTAATCGTTCGGAGATTGAACAACACTTAATTTCTCAGTTGGTTTTGGCTTGTGGTGACGTTAGTTTAGTGTCGTTTATCAAGTTAAGCCGAGGTGCGATTGCAGCCAGTCGAGAAGCACTAAAATCAGGCTGTCAGATTGTTGTAGATATTCCCACGGTAGCTACTGCCTTAGATCAAACCCGATTAGTTCACTTGGGATGCCAGATTACAACTTTAATTGATAATCCTCACATTACAACTGCTACAGAGGCAGAACTGGAATTTTGGCAGCATCAAGAATGGCGAGAAAAATTGCAGCAAGTAACTCCGGGTTGTGTGCTAGTGGTTGGTTATGCTCCCTCAGTGCTGATAGCTATCTGTGAAGCTATTGCCAACAAACAAATTCACCCTGCACTAGTGATTGGAATGCCTATTGGCTTTAGCCACGCTCCCGCAGCCAAGCGGCAACTAATGCAACACGAAGTTCCTTTTATTACAGTAGAAGGTACTTTGGGAGGTGGCTTGTTAGCTGCTACTGCCCTGAATGCCCTAGTGGAGTCACTGATTGATAAACCAGATTGTCATTGTTATCTCAAGGGCTAG
- a CDS encoding DUF4912 domain-containing protein, which produces MRQQEKKDSSIVSLALWLALATTPMAATVLVSAPMLAQSTPETPAFSLPQTVENGTTVRIDGSSSLAVINQGLKDNFEKQFSGTKVEIAANGTDAALKALSEGKIDIAAIGRGLTPKEKAQGLEQVRLRREKVAIIVSTENPFKQSLTSRQFARIFRGTVTDWSQVGGTAGKIRLIDRPTTSDTRENFRDYPAFKAAKFATGSNATQVAEDNTAEIVKQLGKDGISYVLANQVSKLQGVRVLKLHQTLPDDPKYPFSQPLVYVYKKNPSPGVASFLGFTIAPPGQKAIEQARTSQAEAIAASLTPTATQPTPAATTSPSAETTPAPNATALASQEPFVAPATVKPVVVKPIVDRETPFWLLLPLFITGVGALLLWWFLGRRPLPTEKTDDLPESTPNPPSSETKVTATSTTIVSPPVKEAIASGSARASEGTNTIAQTPSNGRENYTQATSNLTQKATNGASNLEGTTPVGTNGSSVLTGAAALTGAGVALKSGISENGRQTKPTNQTTNTPAVDRVASESGDVAWDIEAPAAVVNTPYPQLPSIPEEAANVELPSPEVTDSIGESPNVSGTATNTGMAFLLPELPEISDLTSDIWDLDDTEEPTEEELQAESNWLENTTPTEDAASTDDTETSILFNIYGKDSERETTEETQENSIYTELASLDSSDLSATEVTASPANLSEESFNLVADTAEPTADLPEEVSQAESAPTADITEPNSADLASAATLAAGAGIVGWAATPYGVEETSELDIPAKTQTPVDNLPVVEETATLQDIDESSIVLIASSSTSANISWQISDTTKQTLQQQGGSQLVVRLYDVTGIDLSYQSPQLVQQYEWEGGTQERSVAIPVSDRDYIAEIGYVTDDNRWLLIARSTIVRVFSPVNTDTTVENASLLGETAIALVDADEENSIVLTPSSSTSADVSWEISDTTKQALRQQGGSHLILRLYDVTGIDLSYQAPQLLQQYECEETRHDGYVIIPVSDRDYMTEIGYLTDDDHWLFIARSAIVRIFSPVDYTTTENASLLSETSADLVTADTDTTVENGSLLGETAGDLVTKDTDTAVEDTSFLSESLFGLVNADTDTTVENASLLSETGVDLVNADKESSIVLIPRTPKWAYVSWYVSDSKKEALRQQGGSQLVIRLYDVTEIDLSYQSPMLIQQYECEDVTNDRFVAIPVSDRDYITEIGYVTDDNRWLSIARSAIVRVFSRPNGDFWFVADAELIIHGATQPNTNVTIGSHSIKIKPDGTFHLRIPFSDGLIDYPITVAANGEDAKTIHKKFSQETSES; this is translated from the coding sequence ATGAGACAACAAGAAAAAAAAGATAGTTCGATAGTTAGTCTGGCATTATGGCTCGCCTTAGCTACAACCCCTATGGCAGCAACTGTATTGGTATCGGCTCCTATGCTGGCACAATCTACACCAGAAACTCCCGCTTTTTCACTGCCACAAACAGTGGAAAATGGAACGACAGTGCGGATTGATGGTTCAAGTAGCTTGGCTGTAATTAACCAAGGCTTGAAAGATAATTTTGAAAAACAGTTTTCAGGCACAAAGGTAGAAATTGCGGCTAACGGTACTGATGCGGCACTGAAAGCTCTGTCAGAAGGCAAAATCGATATAGCAGCCATTGGTCGTGGCTTGACGCCAAAAGAAAAAGCACAAGGTCTAGAACAAGTCCGCCTCCGCCGTGAGAAGGTTGCAATCATCGTTAGTACGGAAAATCCTTTCAAGCAGAGCTTGACCAGTCGGCAATTTGCCCGGATTTTCCGAGGCACAGTTACAGATTGGTCGCAAGTGGGAGGTACTGCGGGTAAAATTCGGTTAATTGATCGCCCAACAACGAGCGATACCCGTGAAAACTTTCGTGATTATCCTGCTTTCAAGGCGGCTAAATTTGCTACAGGCTCGAATGCTACTCAAGTCGCTGAGGATAATACCGCAGAAATCGTCAAACAACTGGGCAAGGACGGCATCAGCTATGTATTAGCTAATCAGGTGTCAAAGTTACAAGGTGTGCGAGTTCTCAAATTACATCAAACCTTGCCAGATGATCCTAAATATCCCTTCTCACAACCTTTAGTTTACGTTTACAAAAAGAATCCTAGCCCCGGCGTCGCCAGCTTTCTTGGCTTTACGATCGCACCACCAGGGCAAAAGGCTATAGAACAAGCTAGAACTTCCCAAGCAGAAGCGATCGCTGCCAGCCTAACGCCAACAGCTACTCAGCCTACGCCAGCAGCGACAACTTCCCCCAGTGCAGAAACTACACCTGCACCTAATGCAACTGCTCTTGCTAGCCAAGAACCGTTTGTGGCTCCGGCGACAGTCAAACCAGTTGTAGTCAAGCCAATTGTGGATAGAGAAACACCATTTTGGTTGTTGCTACCTTTATTTATTACTGGCGTAGGCGCATTATTACTGTGGTGGTTCCTTGGAAGACGCCCATTGCCAACTGAAAAAACAGACGATTTACCCGAATCAACACCTAATCCGCCTAGCTCAGAAACTAAAGTAACGGCAACGTCTACCACTATTGTTTCTCCCCCCGTTAAAGAAGCGATCGCCTCTGGTAGTGCGCGAGCTTCTGAAGGAACCAACACAATTGCTCAAACACCATCTAATGGAAGAGAGAATTACACTCAGGCAACATCAAATCTGACACAAAAGGCAACTAACGGCGCTTCTAACCTTGAAGGTACAACCCCGGTTGGAACTAATGGATCATCTGTCTTGACAGGAGCGGCTGCTTTAACTGGAGCAGGGGTAGCTCTCAAGTCTGGGATTTCCGAAAATGGGAGACAAACCAAACCAACTAATCAGACAACAAACACTCCTGCTGTGGATAGAGTTGCTTCTGAATCTGGCGATGTTGCATGGGATATAGAAGCACCTGCGGCTGTCGTTAATACTCCATATCCCCAACTTCCTAGTATTCCAGAAGAGGCAGCTAATGTGGAATTGCCTTCACCTGAAGTTACAGACTCAATTGGTGAATCACCAAATGTGTCAGGAACTGCAACTAATACAGGGATGGCATTCTTGCTTCCAGAATTACCAGAAATATCAGATTTGACATCTGATATTTGGGATTTAGATGATACTGAAGAACCTACAGAGGAAGAACTTCAGGCAGAATCAAATTGGCTAGAGAATACCACGCCTACAGAAGATGCAGCCTCAACAGACGATACAGAAACAAGTATTCTATTTAACATTTACGGCAAAGACTCCGAAAGAGAAACAACTGAGGAAACACAAGAAAACAGTATTTATACTGAATTAGCATCACTCGATTCTAGCGATCTGTCTGCCACAGAAGTTACAGCCTCGCCTGCTAATCTGTCAGAGGAGTCATTCAATCTGGTAGCAGACACAGCTGAACCTACAGCCGATTTGCCCGAGGAAGTATCTCAAGCAGAGTCTGCCCCAACAGCAGATATTACTGAACCCAACTCAGCAGACTTGGCAAGCGCTGCTACTTTAGCAGCAGGTGCAGGGATTGTCGGGTGGGCGGCTACCCCTTATGGCGTTGAAGAAACTTCTGAATTAGATATTCCAGCAAAAACTCAAACTCCAGTTGACAATCTACCAGTAGTAGAAGAGACTGCAACATTACAAGATATTGATGAGAGCAGTATTGTCCTCATAGCCAGCAGTTCTACGTCGGCTAACATCTCTTGGCAGATTTCTGACACCACCAAGCAAACACTCCAGCAACAAGGAGGCTCGCAATTGGTAGTCCGGCTCTATGATGTAACTGGAATTGACTTGAGTTACCAGAGTCCCCAACTTGTGCAGCAGTATGAATGGGAGGGGGGAACACAGGAACGCTCTGTGGCAATTCCCGTGAGCGATCGCGATTACATCGCAGAAATTGGCTATGTTACAGATGACAATCGCTGGTTGTTGATAGCTCGTTCAACAATTGTTCGTGTGTTCAGCCCTGTCAATACAGACACCACGGTGGAAAATGCATCGTTATTGGGCGAAACAGCCATTGCCTTGGTAGATGCAGATGAGGAGAACAGTATTGTTCTCACACCCAGTAGTTCTACCTCGGCTGATGTGTCTTGGGAGATTTCTGATACTACCAAGCAAGCACTGCGCCAACAAGGCGGCTCACATTTGATATTGCGGCTTTATGATGTAACTGGAATTGATCTAAGTTATCAGGCTCCGCAACTTCTGCAACAGTATGAATGCGAGGAGACAAGACACGATGGCTACGTGATAATTCCCGTGAGCGATCGCGATTACATGACTGAAATTGGCTATCTCACAGATGACGATCACTGGTTATTCATAGCCCGTTCAGCAATTGTTCGTATCTTTAGTCCTGTCGATTACACCACGACGGAAAATGCATCTTTATTAAGTGAAACATCTGCTGATTTAGTAACCGCAGATACAGATACCACGGTAGAAAATGGCTCTTTATTGGGTGAAACAGCTGGGGATCTAGTAACCAAAGATACAGACACCGCGGTGGAAGATACATCGTTCTTGAGCGAATCACTCTTTGGCTTGGTAAATGCAGATACTGATACGACAGTAGAAAATGCATCGTTATTGAGCGAAACAGGTGTTGACTTGGTAAATGCAGACAAGGAGAGCAGTATTGTTCTCATACCCCGCACTCCCAAATGGGCTTATGTCTCTTGGTACGTCTCCGACAGCAAGAAGGAAGCGCTGCGGCAACAAGGTGGTTCGCAATTGGTAATCCGGCTTTATGATGTGACTGAGATTGACTTGAGTTATCAGAGTCCCATGCTGATACAGCAGTATGAATGCGAGGACGTAACAAATGATCGCTTTGTGGCGATTCCTGTGAGCGATCGCGACTATATTACTGAAATTGGCTATGTCACAGATGACAATCGCTGGTTATCCATAGCTCGTTCAGCTATTGTTCGTGTCTTCAGTCGTCCCAACGGAGATTTCTGGTTTGTCGCAGATGCTGAATTGATTATCCACGGAGCAACGCAACCAAACACAAACGTCACAATTGGTAGCCATAGCATCAAAATTAAACCAGATGGTACTTTCCACTTACGTATTCCCTTTTCAGATGGCTTAATTGACTATCCCATAACAGTAGCTGCTAATGGAGAAGACGCTAAAACTATCCATAAGAAGTTCTCTCAGGAAACATCAGAAAGTTAG
- a CDS encoding ABC transporter ATP-binding protein, which yields MLKIQNLNKSYKLRNVLKNLNLHIESGEIYGLLGANGAGKTTIINIVCNLLKADSGDITINNQPVSQVTKKIIGIAPQENLLYKTLSCEENLKFFADIYGLDRKTRQKQIKETLAAVNLLDRAKSPVETLSGGMQRRLNIAVALVHQPKLVILDEPTTGLDIEARYEIWELIRQLKNQGITILFTTHLLDEVERLCQRIGILKNGQILAEGSLAELRTLIPAAEILVVQTPQEEQAIACAQKYGFTPRRYGNELAFWLPEPLELKEIISRFEGITIDAIARQPVRLEHIYLEVTQATN from the coding sequence ATGTTAAAAATTCAAAATTTAAATAAGTCTTATAAACTCAGAAATGTTCTAAAAAATTTGAATCTACATATTGAATCTGGAGAAATTTATGGCTTGCTCGGCGCAAATGGAGCCGGAAAGACAACGATAATTAATATTGTTTGTAATTTACTTAAAGCTGATAGTGGTGATATTACAATTAATAATCAGCCTGTTTCTCAGGTGACTAAAAAAATAATTGGTATTGCACCTCAAGAAAATTTATTGTATAAGACTTTATCTTGTGAGGAGAATCTTAAATTTTTTGCTGATATTTATGGATTAGACCGAAAAACACGCCAGAAACAGATAAAAGAAACTTTGGCGGCTGTAAACCTATTAGACAGAGCCAAAAGTCCGGTAGAAACTCTCAGTGGTGGGATGCAGCGACGGTTGAATATTGCAGTAGCTTTAGTACATCAGCCGAAATTAGTTATTCTTGATGAACCAACTACTGGGTTAGATATTGAGGCGCGATACGAAATTTGGGAGTTGATTCGGCAACTGAAAAATCAGGGAATTACGATTTTATTCACGACACATTTATTAGATGAAGTCGAGCGTCTTTGTCAGAGAATCGGGATTTTGAAAAATGGTCAGATTTTGGCTGAAGGAAGTTTAGCCGAGTTACGCACTTTGATTCCAGCAGCAGAAATTTTGGTAGTGCAGACTCCACAGGAAGAACAAGCGATCGCCTGCGCCCAAAAGTATGGTTTCACACCGCGACGTTATGGTAATGAGTTGGCTTTTTGGTTACCAGAACCTTTGGAATTAAAGGAAATTATTTCCCGGTTTGAAGGAATAACAATTGATGCGATCGCACGTCAGCCTGTGCGCTTAGAGCATATTTATTTGGAGGTAACGCAAGCGACAAATTAA
- a CDS encoding aldo/keto reductase, producing MKKRKLGRSGLEVSPVSFGGNVLGWTIDEDTAFEILDNFITAGGNFIDTADVYSKWAPGNQGGESETILGKWLKQRGKRDQIVIATKVGSDMGAKGKGLSRKHIQEAIEDSLHRLQTDYIDLYQSHIDDQNTPIEETLETYGELIAQGKVRAIGASNYSASRLSQALQISKQHGYPRYESLQPLYNLYDRADYEQELEQLSQENEIGVISYSSLASGFLSGKYRSEKDLSNSSRAGSIKKYLNSRGLRILEAIDEVAKNYNTTATSISLAWLLARPSITAPIVSATKVEQLNQIIKAVDIKLDPTSINLLNEASAWDT from the coding sequence ATGAAAAAACGCAAACTTGGACGTTCAGGACTAGAAGTATCACCTGTATCTTTTGGCGGTAACGTCTTAGGGTGGACAATTGATGAAGATACTGCATTTGAGATTTTAGATAACTTTATAACGGCAGGAGGTAATTTTATTGACACTGCTGATGTCTATTCCAAGTGGGCTCCGGGAAATCAGGGTGGAGAGTCTGAGACAATCTTAGGGAAATGGCTCAAGCAGCGTGGTAAACGTGACCAAATTGTGATAGCAACTAAGGTTGGTAGTGACATGGGTGCTAAAGGCAAAGGGCTTTCCCGGAAACACATCCAAGAAGCTATTGAGGACTCATTGCATAGGTTACAAACTGATTATATTGATCTATATCAATCACATATCGATGATCAAAACACTCCCATTGAAGAAACTCTCGAAACCTATGGGGAATTAATTGCTCAGGGAAAAGTGCGTGCAATTGGTGCTTCAAACTATAGTGCATCCCGTTTGTCACAGGCATTGCAAATCAGTAAGCAGCATGGATATCCTCGCTATGAAAGTCTTCAGCCCCTCTACAACTTGTATGATAGAGCTGACTATGAGCAGGAACTGGAACAACTGAGCCAAGAAAATGAAATTGGTGTTATTAGCTATTCTTCTCTCGCTAGTGGTTTCCTCTCAGGAAAATATCGCTCAGAAAAAGATTTATCTAATAGTTCCCGTGCTGGTTCTATAAAGAAATATTTGAATAGTCGTGGTTTGCGAATTCTAGAGGCAATTGATGAGGTGGCAAAAAATTATAATACTACTGCTACCTCAATCTCTTTGGCATGGCTCTTGGCGCGTCCTAGCATTACTGCTCCTATTGTCAGTGCAACAAAAGTTGAGCAGCTAAACCAAATTATCAAAGCAGTAGATATTAAACTTGACCCAACCTCTATCAATTTGCTGAATGAAGCGAGCGCTTGGGATACATAA